A single window of Leptolyngbya ohadii IS1 DNA harbors:
- a CDS encoding putative colanic acid biosynthesis acetyltransferase yields the protein MMQLDRYTVGSYTIGAPYWKQLLWYFVGSPLVQSYWLPMSALKVWILRRFGAQIGQGVRIKPGVRVKFPWRLTIGDSVWLGEDAWIDNLATVTIENHVCLSQGVYLCTGNHDWSHPHFELKIAPIHIEEGSWIAAKAVIGPGVTIGKGAVLVLGGVTGRALEPMTIYAGNPAQPIKARKLAAVSPENDLTEIAN from the coding sequence ATGATGCAACTCGATCGCTACACTGTCGGTTCCTATACAATCGGCGCACCCTACTGGAAACAGCTTTTGTGGTACTTCGTAGGTTCGCCGCTGGTGCAGAGCTACTGGCTGCCCATGTCAGCTCTTAAAGTTTGGATTTTACGACGGTTTGGGGCGCAGATTGGGCAGGGGGTACGAATTAAGCCGGGAGTACGGGTGAAATTTCCCTGGCGGCTGACGATCGGAGACTCTGTGTGGTTGGGGGAAGATGCCTGGATTGATAACCTGGCAACGGTGACGATCGAGAATCACGTTTGTCTTTCCCAAGGAGTTTACCTTTGTACGGGCAACCACGATTGGAGTCATCCCCATTTTGAATTGAAGATCGCGCCAATCCACATTGAGGAGGGCAGTTGGATTGCGGCAAAGGCAGTGATTGGTCCAGGCGTGACGATCGGGAAGGGAGCCGTACTGGTACTGGGTGGGGTAACGGGACGAGCGCTAGAACCCATGACCATCTATGCAGGAAATCCGGCACAGCCGATTAAGGCACGAAAGCTGGCAGCGGTGTCGCCTGAAAATGACCTCACTGAAATAGCCAATTGA
- a CDS encoding PTPA-CTERM sorting domain-containing protein — protein MQNISRQVALPLAWGRSPQLPYYQHSKFLIPGGYDFGVIAQRLFLVLISCDRLIRSLSTQSLKTMKNKFLTSSLIVGILTLASLTQAIPAQAAPGGGNPGGGNPGGGNPGGGNPGGGNPGGGNPGGGNPGNGSIANLPVLSSFPCSTNNLSLAPGGSPANACFGQVADPANDVGNFPTLLDFLNSSEDKLDFGYVGEWLPAGDEIQNGSGIAANFLAGVFSSAATTGKSGDWLLSLNQPNLIEALVISVKGGDGWSAYLFDPANLASSFSGGWTTAGLQNNGGNQPDISHISAYYVARAGEEPETIPTPALIPGAIAMGAALLRKKKKEQGSQEG, from the coding sequence ATGCAAAACATAAGTAGACAGGTTGCGCTACCGCTGGCTTGGGGACGATCGCCACAATTACCCTATTATCAACATTCCAAATTTCTAATTCCGGGTGGCTATGACTTTGGCGTTATAGCTCAACGGTTATTTCTGGTGTTGATTAGTTGCGATCGTCTAATTCGTTCCCTGTCCACTCAATCTTTGAAAACAATGAAAAACAAATTCCTAACAAGTTCCCTGATTGTTGGCATCCTCACTCTTGCTTCCCTGACACAGGCTATTCCAGCCCAAGCAGCTCCCGGTGGCGGTAATCCTGGTGGCGGTAATCCCGGTGGCGGTAATCCCGGTGGCGGCAATCCTGGTGGCGGCAATCCTGGTGGCGGCAATCCTGGTGGCGGCAATCCTGGTAATGGCAGTATCGCCAATTTACCCGTGTTGTCGAGTTTTCCCTGTTCAACCAATAACTTGTCCCTTGCACCTGGAGGCAGTCCTGCTAACGCTTGCTTTGGACAGGTCGCCGATCCAGCCAACGATGTCGGTAATTTCCCAACGCTACTCGATTTTCTCAATAGCAGCGAGGATAAGCTCGATTTTGGCTATGTGGGTGAGTGGCTTCCCGCAGGTGATGAAATTCAGAACGGCAGCGGAATCGCCGCTAACTTTCTCGCAGGTGTGTTTTCATCCGCCGCAACGACTGGAAAAAGCGGAGACTGGTTGCTATCGCTAAATCAGCCTAATTTAATCGAGGCTCTTGTTATTAGCGTCAAAGGTGGCGATGGTTGGAGCGCCTATTTGTTTGATCCGGCTAATCTCGCCAGTTCTTTTTCGGGAGGATGGACAACGGCTGGCTTGCAGAATAACGGAGGAAACCAGCCTGATATCTCCCACATCTCAGCCTACTATGTGGCTAGGGCAGGGGAGGAGCCTGAAACAATTCCCACCCCTGCGCTGATTCCTGGTGCGATCGCGATGGGGGCTGCACTGCTGCGTAAGAAGAAAAAGGAGCAAGGTTCTCAGGAAGGTTAA
- a CDS encoding YdcF family protein — translation MGFILLLLLLIPVRLSIAAHQAPRPQAILVLGGDPRREEAAAQLAHHYPDLEVWVSTGEVRQRSETIFRNAGIADDRVHLDYRAVDTVTNFTTLVADFKRRNIQHVFVVTSDFHMTRAKAIATVVLGSQGIAFTPVSVSSDRSREAPVRVWRDIGRSVMWIFTGRTGSSIGERLKDDQ, via the coding sequence GTGGGGTTCATCCTGCTCTTGCTGCTGTTGATTCCTGTGCGGCTATCGATCGCTGCACATCAGGCTCCCCGTCCCCAGGCGATTCTGGTGCTGGGGGGAGATCCCCGTCGGGAGGAAGCAGCTGCCCAGCTTGCCCACCATTATCCAGACCTAGAGGTTTGGGTTTCAACAGGAGAGGTACGCCAAAGATCGGAAACTATTTTTCGCAACGCTGGCATTGCAGACGATCGGGTTCATCTGGACTACCGGGCAGTGGACACCGTTACCAACTTTACAACCTTGGTTGCAGACTTTAAACGGCGTAATATTCAGCACGTCTTTGTTGTAACGTCAGATTTTCACATGACTCGTGCAAAGGCGATCGCAACGGTTGTCCTGGGAAGCCAGGGCATTGCCTTTACTCCGGTTTCTGTGTCGTCCGATCGATCGAGAGAAGCGCCCGTTCGCGTGTGGCGAGATATTGGACGATCGGTGATGTGGATCTTTACGGGAAGAACAGGCTCCTCGATCGGGGAACGGCTCAAGGATGACCAGTGA
- a CDS encoding class I SAM-dependent methyltransferase, translating into MPNQTTGSAATSIAREYIATEHLKTAAWENHILTFPIENPSHSLLANSLYFGHPEWARNYLAVVHRDREFQDRWFAVTGTWKNKIVVDIGCAPGNVYAALRDRVGQPRVLLGVDVSQGGLKIAQELGYTPILADAQNLPLKSGFADLVVVNAALHHCDDMAKMLAEAARLVRPGGMLVTDQDLQKTMWRDNWIAHAIWKLRLPVYRLLKRGGHATAEEQYWCQATEAHHLPGDGVNEAFFQEILEPLGFSVKVYPHNVRVGATMLQGDRGKKAWNLRLAQWLSGRDPDSIEGALVMMCVARRGQSIR; encoded by the coding sequence ATGCCCAACCAAACGACAGGATCAGCCGCAACCTCTATTGCAAGAGAATATATTGCAACAGAACATCTCAAAACAGCGGCGTGGGAAAATCATATTCTCACCTTTCCCATTGAAAACCCTTCCCATAGTCTGCTGGCAAACAGCCTCTATTTTGGACATCCGGAGTGGGCAAGAAACTATCTGGCAGTTGTTCATCGCGATCGAGAATTTCAGGATCGCTGGTTTGCCGTCACGGGAACCTGGAAGAACAAGATTGTTGTCGATATTGGCTGCGCTCCCGGTAATGTCTATGCGGCACTTCGTGACCGGGTCGGTCAACCCAGGGTGCTGCTAGGGGTGGATGTGTCTCAGGGCGGGTTAAAAATAGCCCAGGAGTTGGGCTACACACCGATTCTGGCAGACGCCCAAAATTTGCCGCTGAAATCGGGCTTTGCCGATCTGGTGGTTGTCAATGCTGCCCTGCACCACTGCGACGATATGGCGAAAATGCTGGCGGAGGCGGCGCGTCTGGTACGTCCGGGAGGAATGCTCGTCACGGATCAGGATTTACAGAAAACGATGTGGCGGGATAACTGGATTGCCCACGCGATCTGGAAGTTGCGCCTCCCCGTTTACCGTTTACTCAAGCGAGGCGGTCATGCGACAGCAGAGGAACAATACTGGTGTCAGGCAACGGAGGCACATCACTTACCCGGAGATGGCGTCAACGAAGCTTTCTTTCAGGAAATCCTGGAACCGCTGGGCTTTTCTGTTAAGGTCTATCCCCATAACGTGCGCGTGGGTGCAACGATGTTGCAGGGCGATCGGGGCAAGAAGGCATGGAATCTGCGTCTGGCACAATGGCTGAGCGGGCGTGATCCGGATTCGATCGAGGGAGCGCTGGTGATGATGTGTGTGGCAAGGCGAGGACAGTCAATTCGCTAA
- a CDS encoding glycosyltransferase, with amino-acid sequence MKVLHIIPGLSPELGGPPQVALNLVKSLRNLGVEAEIATTNFNRPEPLDVPLNERIDYAFGNDPNDTVPTWFLPFNPPALKEFIFSRALTGWCWKHIPEYDVIDNHYLFSYAPTCAAAIARWHKVPYTLRVMGQLTPWALAQSRRKKQLYSMLIERRNLNAAAAIHCTTEQEAEEVRQFGIETPTITLPLGVHAPDPHPAARSQVRARYGIPDHVPIILFLSRLHYKKRPDLLLQTLYDLKNQGYLFHLLIAGSGDSDYLNQLQQLTAALGLTQCVSFVGLVIGEEKDQLLQGSDLFVLPSYSENFGIAVAEALICGLPVVITPGIQIASDIAAAQAGLVVEGELEPLRAAIAQLLTDIKLRQHLGERGQQFARSRYSWRKIAQDLIPAYETIAKQT; translated from the coding sequence ATGAAAGTTCTCCACATTATTCCGGGTCTGAGTCCTGAGTTAGGAGGACCGCCCCAGGTTGCGCTAAATCTCGTTAAATCACTGCGGAATTTAGGCGTTGAGGCAGAAATTGCCACCACCAATTTCAATCGTCCTGAGCCGCTAGACGTACCGCTAAACGAGCGAATTGATTACGCTTTTGGCAATGATCCGAACGATACGGTACCTACCTGGTTTCTGCCGTTTAATCCGCCTGCCCTAAAGGAATTTATTTTTTCCAGGGCACTGACGGGCTGGTGCTGGAAGCATATTCCTGAGTATGACGTGATCGACAATCACTATCTATTTTCCTATGCGCCCACCTGTGCAGCAGCGATCGCTCGATGGCACAAAGTTCCTTACACGTTGCGGGTAATGGGTCAGCTCACACCCTGGGCACTGGCGCAGAGCCGTCGAAAAAAACAGCTTTACTCCATGCTGATTGAACGACGCAACTTAAACGCTGCGGCTGCAATTCACTGTACGACGGAACAGGAAGCGGAAGAGGTGCGACAGTTTGGCATTGAAACACCGACCATTACCCTGCCGCTGGGCGTTCATGCCCCAGATCCTCATCCTGCCGCTCGATCGCAGGTTCGCGCAAGGTACGGAATTCCTGACCATGTCCCAATTATTCTATTTTTATCTCGTCTGCATTACAAAAAACGTCCGGATCTGCTGCTGCAAACCCTGTATGACTTGAAGAACCAAGGTTACTTATTCCATCTGCTGATTGCAGGTTCAGGAGACTCCGATTATCTCAACCAGCTTCAGCAATTAACGGCTGCTCTTGGTCTAACCCAGTGTGTTTCCTTTGTAGGATTGGTGATCGGCGAAGAGAAAGATCAGCTACTTCAAGGTTCTGATCTGTTTGTGTTACCTTCCTATTCGGAAAATTTCGGCATTGCAGTTGCAGAAGCATTAATTTGTGGACTACCTGTGGTTATCACGCCCGGTATTCAAATTGCTTCAGACATTGCGGCGGCTCAGGCAGGGCTGGTGGTCGAAGGCGAGTTAGAACCTTTAAGAGCAGCGATCGCCCAACTTCTGACTGATATCAAACTGCGTCAACACCTGGGAGAACGGGGACAACAGTTTGCCCGCTCCCGCTATTCCTGGCGCAAGATTGCCCAAGATCTGATTCCTGCCTACGAGACGATCGCAAAACAAACGTAA
- a CDS encoding glycosyltransferase family 4 protein: MNSRRLRILFLASYFPKPANPQIGTWALAQAQAIARQDVDLQVISFTSWVPPVLAKTAGAKAYAQCPDRYIWQGSVEAQYPRWLYYPISPVKQWAYKNPLPYQKIACQSALPTLRRSIAAFQPDVIFCHHSLPNGWVVAQLPSEVRQPFLVQEHDFDEIRDCHHHPQRKTAMQQVVHRAWATLSVSRRMEQDLSTLFPQGNILTCHNGVHLPAPELWQTPRPEDLQGKTVILTCALFAERKGIPVLIEAFDRIAARHPQAILRIIGSGPDEAAVKAAIDQSTHRNAIQLVGKKPHPEVLQEMVWADCFALVGWDEPFATVYLEAMAAGKPIICCNDGGINDVIQDGIHGYTVPPKSVAATAEAIDRMLSRPAEQIQMGQNAQRLIQQQLTWDRKAQELIQLMETAVSRNA; encoded by the coding sequence ATGAATTCTCGCCGCCTTCGGATTTTATTTCTCGCCTCCTATTTTCCCAAACCTGCCAATCCGCAGATAGGAACCTGGGCACTGGCGCAGGCACAGGCGATCGCCCGTCAGGATGTAGATTTGCAGGTGATCTCCTTTACGTCCTGGGTGCCGCCCGTGCTGGCAAAAACCGCAGGCGCAAAGGCATACGCTCAGTGTCCCGATCGCTACATCTGGCAGGGAAGCGTTGAGGCACAGTATCCACGCTGGTTGTACTATCCCATTTCCCCGGTCAAGCAGTGGGCATACAAAAATCCCCTGCCCTACCAAAAAATTGCTTGCCAGTCGGCGCTACCTACCCTCCGTCGATCGATCGCTGCCTTTCAGCCGGATGTGATCTTCTGTCATCACTCGCTGCCCAATGGCTGGGTCGTTGCACAGCTCCCTTCAGAAGTGCGTCAGCCGTTTCTGGTGCAGGAGCATGATTTTGATGAAATTCGCGATTGCCATCACCATCCTCAGCGCAAGACGGCAATGCAGCAGGTGGTTCATCGAGCCTGGGCAACCCTCAGCGTCTCTCGGCGAATGGAACAGGATTTGAGTACGCTGTTTCCGCAGGGAAATATTCTCACCTGTCACAATGGCGTTCATTTACCCGCTCCCGAACTGTGGCAAACGCCGCGTCCTGAGGATTTGCAGGGAAAGACGGTTATTCTCACCTGTGCCCTGTTTGCGGAAAGAAAAGGTATTCCGGTTCTGATTGAAGCATTCGATCGCATCGCGGCACGGCATCCCCAGGCGATTTTGCGGATCATCGGCTCTGGTCCTGACGAAGCAGCGGTAAAGGCAGCGATCGATCAATCGACTCACCGCAATGCCATCCAGCTTGTCGGCAAGAAACCCCATCCCGAAGTTTTGCAGGAAATGGTCTGGGCAGATTGCTTTGCCCTCGTAGGCTGGGACGAACCCTTTGCCACGGTCTACCTGGAAGCGATGGCAGCCGGAAAGCCAATTATTTGCTGCAACGATGGCGGCATCAACGATGTGATTCAGGATGGCATTCATGGCTATACGGTTCCACCCAAATCGGTTGCGGCAACAGCGGAGGCGATCGATCGAATGCTCAGTCGTCCAGCAGAGCAAATCCAGATGGGGCAAAATGCTCAGCGCTTAATTCAGCAGCAGCTCACCTGGGATCGCAAAGCGCAGGAACTCATTCAGCTCATGGAAACTGCGGTGAGTCGGAACGCATAA
- a CDS encoding glycosyltransferase family 4 protein, protein MTSQPLKVIFYSIVPSPYQRDLFYALSQHPEIDLQVYYLEAEVADSPWSRKALQPYETVLPGFFLSWGASRFHFNWHLPKLRDVDVVVLNGYQNFTAQFLLWIYASHVPCIFWGEKIVAGSGGIKGKLQTILAQALQHCRAIVAIGSRARQDYQQRFPRHLVFNIPYYCNLSDFQATVQRPRQPITILFCGQMIERKGVDLLLQAFDRLLQSGIQARLLLVGREAELPEMMRSIPAETQPFIEYAGFHDPEYLPQFFQQADIFVLPSRYDGWGVVVNQAIGAGLPIICSDAVGAAVDLVQPGVNGAIVPAGDVAALYAALAHYGSDPERITAASQASIAKAATLTPAVGAERWHEVLQKLADFTETDGREK, encoded by the coding sequence ATGACTTCCCAGCCGCTTAAAGTTATCTTCTACTCGATCGTCCCCTCGCCCTATCAGCGGGATTTATTTTACGCGCTGTCTCAGCATCCAGAGATCGATCTACAAGTTTATTATCTGGAAGCAGAGGTTGCCGATTCCCCCTGGTCGCGCAAGGCACTACAGCCCTACGAAACGGTTCTGCCCGGCTTCTTCCTCTCCTGGGGCGCATCCCGCTTTCATTTCAACTGGCATTTGCCCAAGCTGCGCGATGTCGATGTCGTTGTACTGAACGGCTACCAAAATTTCACGGCTCAGTTTTTGCTGTGGATCTACGCCAGCCACGTGCCCTGTATTTTCTGGGGCGAAAAGATTGTTGCTGGCTCCGGTGGCATCAAAGGCAAGCTACAAACCATTCTGGCACAGGCACTCCAGCATTGTCGGGCGATCGTGGCGATCGGTTCTCGTGCCCGGCAGGACTATCAGCAGCGGTTTCCTCGCCATCTCGTCTTTAATATTCCCTACTACTGCAATCTGTCGGATTTTCAGGCTACAGTTCAGCGTCCGCGCCAGCCCATCACGATTTTGTTTTGTGGACAGATGATCGAGCGGAAAGGGGTGGATCTGCTGCTGCAAGCTTTCGATCGCCTGCTCCAGTCGGGCATTCAAGCGCGACTTTTGCTCGTGGGACGAGAGGCAGAATTACCAGAGATGATGCGATCGATTCCGGCAGAAACGCAGCCGTTTATTGAATATGCCGGATTTCATGATCCCGAATATTTACCCCAATTTTTTCAGCAAGCCGATATTTTTGTACTGCCGAGCCGCTATGACGGGTGGGGTGTAGTGGTGAATCAGGCGATTGGGGCAGGACTGCCGATTATTTGCTCCGATGCGGTAGGAGCCGCTGTCGATCTGGTGCAACCGGGGGTAAATGGGGCGATCGTACCCGCAGGCGATGTGGCTGCCCTCTATGCTGCCCTGGCACACTATGGTTCTGATCCGGAAAGGATTACCGCTGCCAGTCAAGCATCGATCGCCAAAGCTGCAACCCTGACTCCCGCTGTAGGGGCAGAACGCTGGCATGAGGTTTTGCAAAAACTTGCGGATTTTACGGAGACGGACGGAAGAGAAAAGTAA
- a CDS encoding glycosyltransferase family 4 protein produces MNPSSWICCQIGAREHYAIPRSLHQTGQLTALITDAWVSPKSAFNALPDSLLRNLRDRFHPDLGTASVHGFTGSLLQFELSQKLKKTGEWDRMIARNRWFQQKAIAQLKRMAPSLTAGNSRPTLFTYSYAALDILRYAKSQGWYTVLGQIDPGPIEEEIVIREHQKYPELAPSWQPVPPSYWDTWKQECGIADRIIVNSSWSRQALQQAGIDSGKIEIVPLVYSPPEQARSFQRTYPDRFTAERPLRVLFLGQVILRKGIAALLEAADKLKDEPIEFWIVGRSEVIPPELANKNIRWIGAVPRSAAANYYQQADVFLFPTLSDGFGLTQLEAQAWKLPLIVSKFCGEVVIDGMNGKVLPQVTGEAIATVLLTFLNDPQRLIELAQKSVQPTALPAMPELSQQLSQL; encoded by the coding sequence ATGAATCCCTCGTCCTGGATTTGCTGCCAGATCGGCGCAAGAGAACATTATGCAATTCCCCGATCGCTACATCAAACGGGTCAACTGACTGCCCTGATCACGGATGCCTGGGTCTCCCCAAAATCCGCATTCAACGCCTTACCAGATTCTCTGCTCCGCAATCTGCGCGATCGCTTTCATCCTGACCTGGGGACGGCTTCCGTACATGGGTTTACGGGTTCTCTGCTTCAGTTTGAACTCAGCCAAAAGCTCAAAAAAACCGGGGAATGGGATCGCATGATTGCCCGCAATCGCTGGTTTCAGCAAAAGGCGATCGCTCAGCTTAAGCGAATGGCTCCTTCTCTAACAGCAGGGAATTCACGTCCAACCCTATTTACCTACAGCTACGCGGCGCTAGACATCCTGCGATACGCGAAATCCCAGGGATGGTACACCGTGCTGGGGCAGATTGATCCGGGTCCGATCGAGGAAGAAATTGTGATTCGGGAACACCAAAAGTATCCTGAACTGGCTCCCTCCTGGCAACCCGTTCCCCCCTCCTACTGGGACACCTGGAAACAGGAATGCGGCATCGCCGATCGCATCATCGTCAATTCGTCCTGGTCGCGTCAGGCATTGCAGCAGGCAGGCATTGACTCAGGCAAAATCGAGATTGTCCCTTTGGTGTACAGTCCGCCGGAGCAGGCACGATCGTTTCAGCGCACCTATCCCGATCGATTTACAGCAGAAAGACCGTTGCGGGTGCTGTTTCTGGGACAGGTCATTTTAAGGAAGGGCATTGCGGCTTTGCTGGAGGCAGCAGACAAACTGAAAGATGAGCCGATCGAGTTCTGGATTGTGGGGCGATCGGAAGTGATACCGCCTGAACTTGCTAACAAAAATATTCGCTGGATCGGGGCAGTTCCGCGCAGTGCAGCAGCAAACTATTATCAGCAGGCAGATGTTTTCCTATTTCCCACCCTTTCTGATGGCTTCGGTTTAACCCAGCTAGAGGCACAAGCCTGGAAACTTCCCCTGATCGTCTCAAAATTCTGTGGAGAAGTAGTTATCGATGGCATGAATGGAAAGGTTTTGCCACAAGTCACCGGAGAGGCGATCGCCACCGTGCTTTTAACGTTCCTGAACGATCCCCAAAGGCTGATTGAACTTGCTCAAAAATCCGTTCAGCCTACTGCATTACCCGCTATGCCAGAGCTATCGCAGCAGTTAAGCCAGCTTTAG
- a CDS encoding glycosyltransferase family 2 protein has protein sequence MSFCPITVTIPTYRRSEQLLKTLRQIQQCCPRPDEIIVHIDNNDYETGTILQQIRSQDREFADLIIIQNTVQVGPGGGRNLAIARAKNPIVASFDDDSYPIDSDYFARLLQLFETFPRAAVIGSAIFHQNETILPDEYTANWAADFVGCGCAYRREIFLQTQGYVPLPLAYGMEETDLSLRLHHLGWGILQSPWLRVFHDTRLEHHNNPKITAASIANQALLTYLRYPVSLWWLGGVQCVSRVSWLARHQRWNGILAGVTSIPGLLQQQHHHRQTVSARSLLSYLQLRRGGTSENPTLEVP, from the coding sequence ATGAGTTTCTGTCCTATTACGGTTACAATTCCAACCTACCGTCGATCGGAACAACTGCTGAAAACACTCCGGCAAATTCAGCAATGCTGTCCACGACCGGATGAAATCATTGTTCACATTGATAATAATGATTATGAGACAGGAACAATCCTGCAACAGATCCGATCGCAGGACAGGGAATTTGCCGATTTAATTATTATTCAAAATACAGTGCAGGTCGGACCCGGCGGCGGCAGAAATCTCGCGATCGCCCGTGCCAAGAATCCGATCGTTGCCAGCTTTGATGATGACTCCTACCCGATCGATTCCGATTATTTTGCCCGCCTGCTGCAATTATTTGAAACGTTTCCCAGGGCAGCGGTGATTGGTTCTGCTATTTTTCACCAAAATGAAACGATCCTGCCGGACGAGTACACCGCAAATTGGGCAGCGGATTTCGTGGGCTGTGGTTGCGCTTATCGTCGGGAGATTTTCTTGCAAACGCAGGGCTATGTGCCGCTGCCGCTGGCGTATGGCATGGAGGAAACCGATCTGTCGCTGCGGCTGCATCATCTGGGCTGGGGAATTTTGCAGAGTCCCTGGCTGAGGGTGTTTCATGACACCAGGCTAGAACACCACAACAATCCCAAAATTACCGCTGCCAGTATTGCAAATCAGGCGCTCCTGACCTATCTCAGATATCCCGTCAGTTTGTGGTGGCTGGGTGGTGTACAGTGCGTAAGCCGCGTTTCCTGGCTGGCACGACATCAGCGCTGGAACGGTATCCTGGCAGGGGTGACTTCGATTCCGGGACTTCTGCAACAGCAGCATCACCATCGCCAAACCGTTTCTGCCCGATCGCTGCTGTCCTATCTTCAGCTAAGGCGCGGCGGAACGTCTGAAAATCCCACCCTGGAAGTGCCATGA
- a CDS encoding acyltransferase codes for MGLIATSILLFNRYFHALMSRWRNCYYRVLGVRLNGYVWMRNIEVPRNFQEIEIEQGTSLDRGVTLLCSGESSPHPKIQIGENTYINRNTFIDASLSIVIGKECAIGPGCYITDHDHGIDPGLSPLAQPLVSKQTQIGDRSWIGANVTVLKGVTIGADAVIGAGSVVTKDIPERAIAVGSPAKVIRYRQADRTLAAAVSGSDIVESL; via the coding sequence ATGGGACTGATCGCTACTTCTATCCTATTATTTAATCGATACTTCCATGCTCTGATGAGCCGCTGGCGCAACTGCTATTATCGCGTCCTAGGAGTTAGGCTTAACGGGTATGTTTGGATGCGAAATATCGAAGTTCCTCGCAACTTTCAAGAGATTGAGATTGAGCAGGGCACCTCACTCGATCGCGGAGTGACGCTACTCTGTAGCGGGGAATCTTCACCCCATCCTAAAATTCAGATTGGCGAGAATACTTACATCAATCGCAATACTTTTATTGATGCTTCTCTATCGATCGTCATTGGCAAGGAATGCGCGATTGGTCCTGGCTGCTACATTACCGATCATGATCACGGCATCGATCCCGGTTTATCTCCGCTCGCACAGCCCTTGGTTTCTAAGCAAACTCAGATTGGCGATCGTTCATGGATTGGGGCAAATGTCACAGTCTTAAAGGGAGTTACGATTGGCGCAGATGCCGTGATTGGTGCGGGCAGCGTTGTTACTAAAGACATTCCAGAACGGGCGATCGCTGTGGGCAGTCCGGCGAAGGTAATTCGCTATCGACAGGCTGATAGAACGCTTGCAGCCGCAGTTTCCGGTAGTGACATCGTTGAATCCTTATAG
- a CDS encoding glycosyltransferase family 4 protein — MNRAVRSFSTSQWYRTSSLELEWALLQQLRRKDIDLVHFLWGERDLGYFPIVKLFNAKPLCCTFHACQDDLPQILAFKERLRSLNAIIIMSETQRAFFESAGIPSDKIHFIPHGIDTDFFTPPAVKKTLDEFTVLSVGSYRRNFLLLREVALKLRSHRDIKIKFVGAKAFSEHFSDLDNVEFLNRLTDLELLQLYQSASCLVLAIENATANNALLESLACGLPVVAEKVGGIPEYANSDCAVMVEEGNADQMVEAIVELSESQVRQEQMAQSARKRALELSWSNTAIQTEKLYASMLNSL; from the coding sequence ATGAATCGTGCAGTTCGTTCCTTTTCGACTTCCCAATGGTATAGGACAAGCTCGCTAGAGCTAGAGTGGGCGTTGTTGCAACAGCTTCGTCGGAAAGATATAGATCTCGTACATTTTCTGTGGGGAGAACGGGACTTAGGATATTTTCCGATCGTGAAGCTTTTTAATGCTAAGCCGCTGTGCTGTACGTTTCATGCCTGTCAGGATGATCTGCCTCAAATTCTCGCCTTTAAGGAACGTTTACGATCGCTCAATGCAATTATCATCATGAGCGAAACCCAGCGAGCTTTTTTTGAAAGTGCCGGGATTCCTTCTGACAAAATCCACTTTATTCCGCACGGGATTGATACCGATTTTTTCACTCCTCCAGCCGTCAAAAAAACTTTAGATGAATTTACCGTACTTTCTGTCGGCAGCTATCGAAGAAACTTTTTGCTGCTGCGGGAAGTAGCGCTGAAGCTGAGAAGCCATCGAGATATCAAAATCAAGTTTGTTGGCGCAAAAGCATTTTCTGAACATTTCTCCGATCTAGATAACGTCGAGTTTCTAAATCGCCTGACAGATCTTGAACTATTGCAGCTCTATCAGTCAGCTTCCTGCCTGGTTTTGGCGATCGAGAATGCAACGGCAAATAATGCTCTGCTGGAAAGTCTTGCTTGCGGCTTGCCTGTGGTTGCAGAGAAAGTTGGCGGAATTCCAGAGTATGCCAATTCCGATTGCGCCGTGATGGTTGAGGAAGGAAACGCCGATCAGATGGTGGAGGCGATCGTAGAATTATCCGAATCACAGGTCAGGCAGGAGCAAATGGCTCAATCTGCCAGAAAACGAGCATTGGAGCTGTCATGGAGCAACACTGCGATTCAAACAGAAAAACTCTACGCCTCAATGTTAAATTCACTTTAG